Proteins encoded within one genomic window of Corynebacterium aurimucosum:
- a CDS encoding class E sortase, with translation MPHPTARTRPTVGTVIGELMLTAGVLLLLFAFYESYWTNIKSGQMQNQANETLQEEWHNPRGGGHAPKLGEAFARLYIPAFGSDFAFAVLEGTNEDDLLRGPGRYTETQMPGEPGNFAVAGHRVGKGAPFNDLGNLDTCDAIVIETETEWITYRVLPIDGVPGGCFSPEQQAKPEYHSVQGRHITLPGDVSVLHPVPGAEGVEPSESLLTLTTCHPQFSNAERMIIHAMETDREAKAPGTDDNDRPAVLEEN, from the coding sequence ATGCCTCACCCCACTGCACGCACTCGACCGACCGTAGGTACCGTCATCGGTGAGCTCATGCTGACGGCCGGCGTGCTGCTGCTGCTTTTCGCTTTCTATGAGTCCTATTGGACCAACATCAAGTCTGGCCAGATGCAGAACCAAGCCAATGAGACGCTGCAGGAAGAATGGCACAACCCGCGAGGAGGGGGCCACGCCCCGAAACTTGGTGAGGCCTTTGCGCGCCTCTACATACCGGCCTTTGGATCGGATTTCGCTTTTGCGGTTCTGGAAGGCACCAACGAGGATGATCTGTTGCGCGGACCAGGGCGCTACACGGAGACACAGATGCCCGGTGAGCCGGGAAATTTTGCCGTCGCCGGGCACCGCGTGGGCAAGGGCGCTCCCTTTAATGATCTGGGAAACCTGGATACCTGTGATGCCATCGTCATCGAAACCGAAACGGAGTGGATCACCTACCGTGTTTTGCCCATTGATGGTGTCCCGGGCGGCTGTTTCAGCCCAGAGCAGCAAGCCAAACCGGAGTACCATTCGGTGCAGGGCCGCCATATCACGCTGCCGGGCGATGTCAGTGTGCTCCACCCCGTCCCCGGTGCGGAGGGGGTTGAGCCCAGCGAATCCCTACTCACCCTCACCACGTGCCACCCGCAGTTTTCCAATGCGGAGCGCATGATCATTCACGCGATGGAGACTGACCGGGAGGCCAAAGCGCCCGGCACGGATGACAATGACCGCCCCGCCGTCTTGGAGGAGAACTAA
- a CDS encoding DUF2020 domain-containing protein, with product MRHSLLPSLTACLIGIGFAVAGCSDASNPTPSTPAASSVPHTDAGDGLPIDATAEVSDWEDCPYLDTQWVADTNGQRMTRWGVDKRFSTPACVFWSYPEDPQATVLVRQMPSVEEARAVVDWAAPVEDTELAEFDGWSGGRGVFEDHTVFAVQKDNHAVVVWSNQLQTLKPQLIAQEAIKSLGL from the coding sequence GCGCCACAGCCTACTTCCCTCGCTTACTGCCTGCCTGATCGGCATCGGCTTCGCCGTCGCAGGATGCTCGGATGCATCCAACCCCACGCCCAGCACCCCGGCCGCAAGTTCGGTGCCACACACCGACGCAGGCGATGGCCTACCTATCGACGCCACAGCTGAAGTCAGCGACTGGGAAGACTGCCCCTATCTGGATACCCAATGGGTGGCCGATACCAACGGGCAGAGGATGACCCGGTGGGGCGTCGACAAGCGCTTTAGCACCCCCGCCTGCGTGTTCTGGTCCTACCCCGAGGATCCACAGGCCACCGTCCTGGTTCGGCAGATGCCCAGCGTGGAGGAGGCCCGGGCCGTCGTGGATTGGGCCGCACCGGTAGAGGACACGGAGCTGGCCGAGTTCGATGGCTGGTCGGGTGGGCGCGGCGTCTTTGAGGACCACACGGTCTTTGCCGTGCAGAAGGACAACCACGCCGTGGTGGTGTGGTCGAACCAGCTGCAGACCCTCAAGCCCCAGCTCATAGCCCAGGAAGCCATCAAGAGCTTAGGTCTATAA